One segment of Setaria viridis chromosome 4, Setaria_viridis_v4.0, whole genome shotgun sequence DNA contains the following:
- the LOC117851643 gene encoding probable pectinesterase 67, which produces MARPCLLLPLLLAAAAVLAWAPGGALAKSKLAKKSDDIVNGPLLTEKLKAKRTLIVGPDEEFKTVQSAIDAVPAGNTEWIIVHLRSGVHKGKVVIPANKPFIFVRGNGKGRTSITHESASSDNAESAAFAVNADNVIVFGISFRNSARVGLVNDQGIRSVSAMVAGDKVAFYHCAFYSPHHTLYDSAGRHYYESCYIQGNIDFIFGGGQSIFQCPEIFVKPDRRTEILGSITAQDRKADDDGSGFVFLKGKVYGVGEVYLGRVSAPNSRVIFADTYLSKTVNPEGWTSIGYTGSTEKVMLAEFNCTGPGSDAAKRVPWSRRFTMNEASKYLTVDFINGKEWLPAFYY; this is translated from the exons ATGGCCCGGccgtgcctcctcctccccttgctgctcgccgccgcggcggtgctcgCTTGGGCGCCCGGCGGCGCGCTCGCCAAGTCGAAGCTCGCCAAGAAGAGCGACGACATCGTCAACGGGCCCCTCCTCACCGAGAAGCTCAAGGCGAAGCGGACGCTGATCGTGGGCCCGGACGAGGAGTTCAAGACCGTGCAGTCCGCCATCGACGCCGTGCCCGCCGGCAACACCGAGTGGATCATCGTCCACCTCCGCTCCGGCGTGCACAAGGGGAAAGTTGTGATCCCGGCGAACAAGCCGTTCATCTTCGTGAGGGGCAACGGCAAGGGCCGGACCTCCATCACCCACGAGTCGGCCTCCTCCGACAACGCCGAGTCCGCCGCGTTCGCTGTGAACGCCGACAACGTCATCGTCTTCGGCATCAGCTTCAGG AACAGCGCGCGCGTCGGGCTCGTCAACGACCAGGGGATCCGCTCGGTCTCCGCGATGGTGGCCGGCGACAAGGTGGCCTTCTACCACTGCGCCTTCTACAGCCCCCACCACACCCTCTACGACAGCGCCGGCCGCCACTACTACGAGAGCTGCTACATCCAGGGCAACATCGACTTCATCTTCGGTGGCGGCCAGTCCATATTCCAG TGCCCGGAGATATTCGTGAAGCCTGACCGGCGGACGGAGATCCTGGGTTCCATCACCGCGCAGGACCGCaaggccgacgacgacggcagcggctTCGTGTTCCTCAAGGGCAAGGTGTACGGCGTCGGCGAGGTCTACCTGGGCCGCGTCAGCGCCCCCAACTCGCGCGTCATCTTCGCCGACACCTACCTCTCGAAGACCGTCAACCCGGAAGGGTGGACAAGCATAGGCTACACCGGCAGCACCGA GAAGGTGATGCTCGCGGAGTTCAACTGCACCGGGCCCGGCTCCGATGCGGCGAAGCGCGTGCCGTGGTCGCGGCGGTTCACCATGAACGAGGCGTCCAAGTACCTCACCGTCGACTTCATCAACGGAAAGGAATGGCTGCCGGCGTTCTACTACTGA